The Halichoerus grypus chromosome 9, mHalGry1.hap1.1, whole genome shotgun sequence genome has a window encoding:
- the AGPAT4 gene encoding 1-acyl-sn-glycerol-3-phosphate acyltransferase delta isoform X3, translating to MLLEWWSGTECVIHTDPQAYLKYGKENAIVVLNHKFEIDFLCGWSLAERFGVLGGSKVLAKKELAYVPIIGWMWYFTEMVFCTRKWEQDRKTVSKSLLRLRDYPEKYFFLIHCEGTRFTEKKHQISMQVAQAKGLPSLKYHLLPRTKGFAITVRSLRNVVSAVYDCTLNFRNNENPTLLGVLNGKKYHADLYVRRIPLEEVPEEEDECSAWLHKLYQEKDAFQEEYYRTGTFPETAMVPPRRPWTLINWLFWASLLLYPFFRFLINMISSGSSLTLASFALVFFVASMGVRWMIGVTEIDKGSAYGNIDSKQKRSD from the exons atgttgctggagtggtggtcgGGCACGGAGTGCGTCATCCACACAGACCCCCAGGCCTACCTCAAGTATGGAAAGGAAAATGCCATCGTGGTTCTGAACCACAAGTTTGAGATTGACTTTCTCTGTGGTTGGAGCCTGGCCGAACGCTTTGGGGTGTTAGGG GGCTCCAAAGTCCTGGCCAAGAAGGAGCTGGCCTACGTCCCCATCATTGGCTGGATGTGGTACTTCACAGAGATGGTCTTCTGCACACGCAAGTGGGAACAAGACCGCAAGACCGTCTCAAAGAGCTTACTGCGCCTCCGGGATTACCCCGAGAAGTATTTT TTCCTGATTCACTGTGAGGGCACTCGGTTCACGGAGAAGAAGCACCAGATCAGCATGCAGGTGGCCCAAGCCAAGGGGCTGCCCAGTCTCAAGTACCACCTGCTGCCACGCACCAAAGGCTTTGCCATCACCGTGAGGAGTTTGAGAAATGTAG tttcagctgTATATGACTGTACACTCaatttcagaaataatgaaaatccAACACTGTTGGGGGtcctaaatgggaagaaatatcaTGCCGATTTATATGTCAG GCGGATTCCTCTAGAAGAAGTCCCCGAAGAGGAGGACGAGTGTTCAGCCTGGCTCCACAAACTCTACCAGGAGAAG GATGCCTTCCAGGAGGAGTACTACAGGACGGGCACCTTCCCAGAGACAGCCATGGTGCCCCCCCGGCGGCCCTGGACACTCATCAACTGGTTGTTCTGGGCCTCCCTACTGCTCTACCCTTTCTTCCGCTTCCTCATCAACATGATCAGCAGCGGGTCTTCCCTAACCCTGGCCAGCTTCGCCCTCGTCTTCTTTGTGG